From the Oceanobacillus kimchii X50 genome, the window ATGTAAAAAAAATCAGGATAATGTATAAGTAGTATTTTTGGCGATTATAGTAATACAATTCGTCGCCGTTACAGGAATATACTCTGCTTATCAGAGGCGGCTGGTGAGCCTCCGGGTGCTCCGCATTCCGGGACTCATCTATGCCTTCCTCCAACAGTCATCCATGTATCCTAAAAAATAGCTATACACCACAGAAAATTGAATTCCTTATTTGTACGAGTTCCGTATAGTTCTTACGCTTATTCTTACTATTTGTCTTTTGAACTTTTTACTATCTCCCAACCTCATTCCCAAATATATTCAAGTAACCTAGCTCATACGATGTGTAATAAGCTACGATTAATGCAGAAATCATTCCAAATAGGAATATCCAGTCGTTCCTATTAATCTTCATTTGATGATAGTACGTACGCTCACGTTCTCCCGTGAAACCTTTGGATTCCATTGCAATTGCAACTCGTTCGGCTTTTCTTATCGAGTTAGCAAGTAATGGAATAGCATATTGTTTCATATTTTGTATTCGATTCTTCCAGCCTTCTGCTCTGCTAATTCCACGGATACGATGCGCTTGTTTCAGTAATTCAAATTCATGTTGTAACGTTGGTAAAAAGCGATAACCAGCTAATATACCATAGGTTAATTTTGGAGATAATTTACATTGTTGCATTAAACTCAACATGAAATTCGTAGGATTGGTAGTGAATACAAATAATAAGGATAACGCTATAAAACATAAAGATCGTAGTGCAAGACTTATCCCGACTTCAGCACTACCTGTAGTTATTTCAAACCAAAGAAATTTAAATACGACGTCTCCAGTTGCATAGGATTCATCGGTGTAAAGCATCGTCATCCAAGCGAGTGATATCGCAAACAACGAAAGTGGCATGAAAATGAGTAACCATCTCTTCAATGGGATGTTTGCTAGAAAAAATGTTATCGCTAAAATATACAATAAATAGATTAATGGTGTAACAATATCGAAAGAGAAACTAAGAAATATCCCGGGAATTAAAACTGCCACAGCTTTCATGCTAGGATTTCTATTCTCTATCATCGTACATGCACCACATTTCGATTTCGGCACTCACGAACGCGATAAGGTTCTCTCAATCTAGCATCTTGTAATAACTCTTTCTGATTCCAAAGTGATTGCGGGCTTCCGTCAAAGCATACTCTTCCTTCATTTATCACTAATGCCCGTTCACAATATGTATCTACTAAATCCATATCATGTGTTACAAAAATAATAGCGGTCCCTTGACCTTGAAGATCCAATATCATATTCATCAGTTCCTTTGTTGTATGAGCATCTTGACCAAATGTAGGTTCGTCAAATAATAGTAAGTCTGGTGTTTCATCTAACATCGTAGCTACACTCAAACGACGCTTTTGACCGCCACTCAATGTAAAAGGATTCTTCCATTGATGATCTAAAAGACGAAATGCCCGCAGTAACGGAATAGTACGTTTATTAATTTCACTAGTAGAATAATTGTTTAAACGCATACCAAAAGCGACTTCATCAAATACTGTATCACAAATAAATTGATGCTCAGGTTGTTGAAAAACAAACCCAGTATGTTTCGATAATGTTTTTCTATCCAAATCTTGTAGCTCTTTTCCTTGAAACAAGATACTGCCACTGTAATATTTTTTTAATCCGATTAAACATTGCAGTAGGGTTGATTTTCCCGCACCATTTTCTCCTAAAATCGCCATAAACTCACCTTGGTTAATAGAAAAAGAGATTTCATTCAATATAGCAGACTTCTTCTGGTAATAGTGAAGATGATGAACTTCTAAACACACATCCATAGTTTTTTTGTGCGCTACTTTCCTAGTCGTTGATGGATTATCAAGATACTTCATTGGAATTGCGATTTGATGTTTTTCCAGTACATTTTGATGTACTTCAAAAGCTGTTTTGGGCTTTTCATCTAGTTGAATTTGACTTTCCTTACTCAAAACGACTAGCCGGTGCGCATAGATTTCCCAATCATCGACTTGATGTTCAATAACTAGTATGCCGATATTTGTTTCCTTTTGTATTGCAATAATAAGCTCAATAAATTCTAACCTTGACATAGGGTCAAGATTTGCTGTAGGTTCGTCTAAGATAATGTATCTTGGTTCCATTAATAAGACGGATGCTAAAGCGATTTTTTGTTTTTGTCCTCCGGATAAATGGTGAATGTCGGTATTCATGTACTCGAGCATTCCTATTTGTTGCAACACATTCGTTATTTTTCTTTTCATCTCAGAACGTGGAATAGAAAGATTTTCTAACACAAAAGCTAGTTCATCTTCTACTCGAACCATACAAAATTGACTTTCAGGGTCTTGAAATACGATACCAACTTCTTGATTAATAACACCTCTTGGATAATCAGCAATAGTCTTCCCTTTATACAAAAGAGTTCCTTTCGTGGTTCCTTCTACGGCTTCTGGATAAAGTCCATTTAAACAAAGCGCTAAAGTACTTTTCCCTGAACCGCTGGCCCCCATAAGAATAGTGATTTCATTCTCATAAATCGATAGAGATAGCTGGTTAATACTAGCAGTTTGGTTTGTATTATAAAAGAATGAAAAATTATTTAATTTAAAAAGAGGTTGGTCAAGAAGCTCTTTGTTCACGTTTTTTCTGACGCTCCCTTCCTAGTGGATATCCACTCAGCACTCCAGTTGAGGCAAGTTGATCAGCTATTACTTTTCCAAGAAGACCAGATAAGATTGCGCCACTTATAATTCGAGTGACAAACATTAATCCTACTAACCATGAGGCATATGCATCGTATCCAGACATGAAGTAATGGTAAGGAAAACTGATCACTGCGGCACCGATTCCTGAAAATATAAGTATTCTTAGGCGATAATCTTTCCAACCAGTAGCTGCGAAAGCAAGTTCTGCCCCGAGACCTTGTACCATACCAGATAATATTAATGTTGGTCCAGAAGTAGATCCAATTAGTACTTCTGTAAGAGCGGCAATCGTTTCAGAAGTAAAAGCGACTCCTGGTTTTCGGATAATGTACGCAGCAACAATAGATACAATAAACCATATCCCAAATATAAATTCATAACCTAATGGGCCTAACCCTAATGGAGTTAACGCTCCAAACAATATATTTCCCACTCCAAAGAAAGCAAGATAAATTAATCCAAAAACCACTCCTAGCATTGACATTAAGACAACATCTTTTAATTTCCAGTTTTTAGTCATCGCTATCCACCTTATAATCTTTATTTGAAGGACTATTTGCAGATATAGTAAACGTCATCGTCACATGTGATACGACTTTTTGCACATTATCAAATGATTGTTGCAGTGCAGAGAAAATAGCATTTACATCTCCATCAAGCCGTGTTGCATAATGAGAGTGACTGACCTTTACACCTGTATTTTTCGATAAATCGATTTGTTCATAGATTTTATCCATATAATCTTCACGTCCAAGAGGATAAAGAGAAAATTTACATCCTGCTTGTTGTTTCAGGCTTATTGAGTCGGATTCGTTCATTAATATATCAGACTCTTCCATATATACATCTCCAGAAGAATCACCTGGGCATCCAATAGAAAATGTTCCACTCATTGCTACATGTTCTCCAGTTTTTGCTGCATGTAAGAATATAGACTTTGTAACATCAAAGATATGAATCGATTTTCCGCGAATACATGTAGTTACATCATCAGTTTCTTTCCATACTTTTGACGTGTCCACTTCTTCAAGGGTAGATAAAATAATATCTACAAAGTCATTACTCATTGGAAATAAAGTAAATTGGCATCCTGTAATCCTGCTTGTACTGCAAATTTTTGTCATCTTGTCTTCCTCCTTATTATTGGGTAATAAAAAAACTGCACTCCTAAGGGAATGCAGTTTGTGTATGTCAATGAA encodes:
- a CDS encoding YkoF family thiamine/hydroxymethylpyrimidine-binding protein; this translates as MTKICSTSRITGCQFTLFPMSNDFVDIILSTLEEVDTSKVWKETDDVTTCIRGKSIHIFDVTKSIFLHAAKTGEHVAMSGTFSIGCPGDSSGDVYMEESDILMNESDSISLKQQAGCKFSLYPLGREDYMDKIYEQIDLSKNTGVKVSHSHYATRLDGDVNAIFSALQQSFDNVQKVVSHVTMTFTISANSPSNKDYKVDSDD
- a CDS encoding ECF transporter S component; the encoded protein is MTKNWKLKDVVLMSMLGVVFGLIYLAFFGVGNILFGALTPLGLGPLGYEFIFGIWFIVSIVAAYIIRKPGVAFTSETIAALTEVLIGSTSGPTLILSGMVQGLGAELAFAATGWKDYRLRILIFSGIGAAVISFPYHYFMSGYDAYASWLVGLMFVTRIISGAILSGLLGKVIADQLASTGVLSGYPLGRERQKKREQRAS
- a CDS encoding ABC transporter ATP-binding protein, with the protein product MNKELLDQPLFKLNNFSFFYNTNQTASINQLSLSIYENEITILMGASGSGKSTLALCLNGLYPEAVEGTTKGTLLYKGKTIADYPRGVINQEVGIVFQDPESQFCMVRVEDELAFVLENLSIPRSEMKRKITNVLQQIGMLEYMNTDIHHLSGGQKQKIALASVLLMEPRYIILDEPTANLDPMSRLEFIELIIAIQKETNIGILVIEHQVDDWEIYAHRLVVLSKESQIQLDEKPKTAFEVHQNVLEKHQIAIPMKYLDNPSTTRKVAHKKTMDVCLEVHHLHYYQKKSAILNEISFSINQGEFMAILGENGAGKSTLLQCLIGLKKYYSGSILFQGKELQDLDRKTLSKHTGFVFQQPEHQFICDTVFDEVAFGMRLNNYSTSEINKRTIPLLRAFRLLDHQWKNPFTLSGGQKRRLSVATMLDETPDLLLFDEPTFGQDAHTTKELMNMILDLQGQGTAIIFVTHDMDLVDTYCERALVINEGRVCFDGSPQSLWNQKELLQDARLREPYRVRECRNRNVVHVR
- a CDS encoding energy-coupling factor transporter transmembrane component T family protein; this translates as MIENRNPSMKAVAVLIPGIFLSFSFDIVTPLIYLLYILAITFFLANIPLKRWLLIFMPLSLFAISLAWMTMLYTDESYATGDVVFKFLWFEITTGSAEVGISLALRSLCFIALSLLFVFTTNPTNFMLSLMQQCKLSPKLTYGILAGYRFLPTLQHEFELLKQAHRIRGISRAEGWKNRIQNMKQYAIPLLANSIRKAERVAIAMESKGFTGERERTYYHQMKINRNDWIFLFGMISALIVAYYTSYELGYLNIFGNEVGR